Genomic segment of Lagopus muta isolate bLagMut1 chromosome 3, bLagMut1 primary, whole genome shotgun sequence:
TGTTTGTGGTCCGAAACCTCAGCCCCCTCCATTACCTGTTCCTTGGCTTTTATTTGGTTTGGACGCTGTATATATCATCATGTGGATCTCTTACATGGGGTTTCTACTCATATTTTTTGCTCTAGTTTTTGGAGTCTGGTGTTACAGGTAAAACACTTAAGATGtacagctctgaaagtaacttgctttttctgtgaaaactttGCCTTGTACGGAATGCTTATGCTTCTGGGATCACCTAGCCTAAAGCTGTGTTGTATGGCAGATGCTTATGCTTGCAGTGGCTGTTTGAATACTACAAAGTATGTTGTAGGAAGTGAATACAGAAGGTTTGAGCTGATATGAAACTTTCATTTGCTGCCTAGCTTCGGACCAAGTTAGGCTAACTTTCAACTTTCATAGTATAATTATGGAACTCAACACACAGTTACTGGGGAGAGCAATGTCTGATATTGGTGGCCGCGTGCAGTTGCATAAGACTTGCATACTTGAGTTCATGCTTATGAAAATCTGAGCAAATGTGTGTATTTGCTTCCCCTGTTTGACATAAGGCTTCTGTGGTAAGGAGTAAAGTCTCACTTGAACTGTATCATTTTTTTGGATGGTATCAATTAAGACATCAAAGAACTGCCTTCCAGGAGTGAAGTAAACTACAATCATGTCAAACTCTAGAAGCCAAGAGGCTTTACTTACATATACACATACTTACAAGTGCTTAAAACCAGTTTAGTTCACTAATATCTTGTCTACAGCAACTACATTTAAACAAGCTCATGCTTCTCACTGTTGAACTGTTCTTGATGCTCTAAACAGTTTCAGGGGGCTTCATATTTCTATTAATCCTAAAGTACACATTTTTAGGTAAGTCAAATGTGCTACAAGAGAGCCTCCATATAAGTAAATAAAGTGCtatcctgtttttttcctcaaactaTGTTGTTCATGAAGTAATAGAAGTGACTTAAGAAATTCCAGTGATGGAGAGGCTATTTCATTAAAACCTCTGCTACTTCTGGCTGTTGTTAGATATTAAACAAAGTATTTGTATTCTCCCCATCCTACTTTGTCAAGACATGTGGCTGGGGGAagaatcactgaaatgaaagtttCTTGAAGATAATTAACTTGCAGAAACTCAACTCATAATCACTTGGAGACAGCAATATCAGATATTGGTGGCCACATGCAGTTATAGCAGACTAACTGGAATGTATGTTTAGGCTAATGCCTGTACCAAAACAATCGCTGCCCTAATACAGATAGTGCTGCTTGGCTGCTTTTCTCTATCCTCCTGTTCTGAAAATACTAACACTGAGCTTCCTGTGATTATAGCATTTTGTGAAGTAATATATAGCAAGCACTTTCTCTGTGCTACACAGTGCTCTCTAGTAAAATCAGAAGCAGCTATGTTAGAAATGCTTTGGTGTGGTTGTACTAGCCATCATGAGCAATGGAAGCCTATTAATATTTCTTGATAGCATTTTCCTGAGGGTTCAACTGCCTGACATCCTTAAGCAGggttgtgtttttctgtgcagCTTTAATGTTGTTCAGTTATGACTAGGAATCTAAAATTGCTGTGTAATTATATTTGAATCTCTGTGGACAAGTGTGTATAACAAACTTATGCCGTGCTTACTAGCCTTGTCTGGTAAACTTGTTAAACAACGTGGCAAACTAACTGAAACAGTGAGAGTATTCAATATGTCTGATTCATAGCCAAAAATACCTGTCCCTAATTTGGATGCCTATTGATGAGATTGCTATGAGGAGTGTAGTGCTTATCTCCTGCTCTAGGTATTAGATAAGACCATAAGCAATATAGGTCAACTATAAGTGTTCTGCCTTcaggacagaaaaataatgctttttcttcttgcgTCACTTTGTTATTTTGTTAGCCTGAGTGTTTGTAACTTAAGCTATTACTGAAGTCAAATATTTCTAATGTGGATATCTCTTGCTGGGGATCAAGCTCTTTTAATCCTTCTGAACAGACTGCAGCCTTGTCAGCTGTCTTAAGCTTTTCTAGCTTGGATCAAGAATATATTCTCTATGTAAAGTTTAGAACACCAGTAGCATTCGCAGTAGAGAGAACCTTACAATGATTATAGCAGAGTAATAAAATTAGCAGGACATCTCAGTCAACTTGACTGACTGAGGATGGAAGGAAGATGTCTAAGCTTTCTGGGTGAGTCATATGCCCAATTCACTACTAGCATTGGAAACTATTTCTGCTGTACATGTGCAAGGAATCTTGTGGAATTAGAGTAACACAGTCTTTTTCTCTGACAGGAGGCGGCATTTTGTCTCTGAGTATACACCAATTGACAGTAATGTAGCCTTTTCTGTGAACTCTCATCGTGATAATGGTATGTCTTGGATGAAAGCATCAGATTTATTAAAATTGGCTTAAATTCATCTACTTCTATGGGTAGACTTGAGACTTTTAGCTTTACTAGCCCATATAATCTATTCCTAAAGTACTATATTTAAATTGTTTGCCTAGTATTGCTTTAGGTTTGCAATAGTACTTAACTCTATTTTACTGGATGCAAGATACTGGATACAAGAAGCCCTTGCTGCCCAGATTATGGGTGTAGTAATATTTCTATGAAGTTCTAGAGTGCTTTGTATCTTCTTGCATTAGAAGAAGCAGTGTAATTATGAGCTGGCTTCTGGCCCTTGACCCCAGTAAAAGGTTAATCCCAGCATCTGGCTGTCAGTGCAAATGCTTCTTTCAAACTGATCAAACTGATTACTCACACGTTCCCTATTTACTTCTTACAGGGAAAATTACCTGTGGTGAGAGGCTTGGTGAAAGGTTTGAGAATGGCCTAAGGATGACATTTACATCATGGGGTGCTTTCTGTGTCAGAAATCCACGCCCAGTTATCCTCTTCTCTGTGGTCTTTATTGCTATGTGCTGTTCAGGCTTTGTATATATTAAAGCAACTACGAACCCTGTAGATCTCTGGTCAGCTCCAAGCAGCCAAGCCCGCAAGGAGAAGGAATACTTTGACAAACACTTTGGGCCTTTCTTTCGTACTGAACAACTTATTATTCAAGCCCCAAACAGCCGTCCAGACATCTATTCACCATACCCATCAGGAGCAGATGTGCCTTTTGGACCTCCACTCAATAAGGATATTCTCCATCAGGTAACTAGGacttcaaaagcaaaaacccaAACACTGCTAATAGCTGTGTAATTGTAGGGAGTTGTCTTCCATCTGTAAGGTGATGTGTCTAGCCAAATGGTCATTAGTTATCTCTAGGTACATCAGAAATCATGCTATAAAATCGTTATTTGCTGTAATCCTTACTTGTGATAAGCCTTGTGTCTTCTGTTCAAGATAAGCTTGCAGGCTAATGCAGCCATTTTAGAAATACAACACACGCGTAAGAATAGCGAAAGAAAGAATTTGCCTTACAAGGacttcaattcttttttttcaggtgcTTGATTTGCAAGATGCTATTGTGAACATTGTTGCGTCTTTTGACAATGAAACTGTAATGCTGAAAGACATCTGTGTGGCTCCTCTTGCTCCCTACAACAACAACTGCACTATATTGAGTGTACTCAACTACTTCCAAAACAGTCATTCTGTTCTAGATCACACTGTGGGGGATGAGTTCTTTGTCTATGCTGACTATCACACTCACTTCTTATATTGTGTTCGGTAAGCAGTATGATTAGGTGTTTTTCAAACTGTAGACAAGCTAAATTCTTCTCATGCTGGCAGACAAAACTAACTAGTTCTTGCCAACTCCTTGAACTAGTTATTCCTTTTTCATTCCACAATACTATGTTAAAGTACAGATCAGCGTAGTGTGTTTGTCTTATTATTTCTCTACCTAGTACTTCAGTGGGAGTTATTTTGTTGAGGTTTCAGGCTAATTTTGGTTTAAACCACTAGCTGTGGTTTACTTAAAGCATGTTTCAAACACTTCTGATAAATAGAATTCTGATGGAGAAGACACGTGCTAAGCTTTCATTTAAGTTTATAGTGAGGTAGAAGCCAATCCTTTCCCTAAAAGCTTAGAAGGCATTTTGAAAACTGATTAAATTTAAGGCAAACATAGCATAAGGACAGTGCATCACTAGCAGATTTATCTTATTTCCTTTGGACAGTTATAAAATATCAGCTTCTTACTGTTCTTGTCTGGTGGTGCTGTGCTTCACTTGCTAAGTGTAAGCTGATAATTATTGCTGGTCATCTCTTCAGGGCTCCAGCATCACTGAATGACACAAGTTTGCTTCACGATCCTTGCTTAGGAGCATTTGGTGGACCTGTCTTTCCATGGCTGGTGTTGGGGGGATATGATGGTAAGTGATGAAACAGTGTTGTAATCTTCAGTACCTTATtgcttgctgttttgttgtattttgcaTTCTCACTGATGTGACTGTTCAAAAGCACTCCTGAGaaactttgatttattttttttgttaaatttcaACTAAGTAAGGATATTTTAACTGAACTGCTAGTAGGTCAGTGCTGAGAACGAAGGCAGACAACTCCAGAAGTGACAAATGCTTACTAAGAGGACGAGCGTGTTTCAGTTAGACCACATGCATGTGAATGTGTAATCTGCTTTGAGCCTGCTTGAGGATCTCTAGTTTCAAGAAAGTAGATGTGAAGTATCTTAAGCTGACATTCTAGGATGTGCATGTATCTTACATCTGAGATAGTTGTGTCACTGATCTGAAAAAGCAGCTAAGAACAGGTAAAGATGTTTGCAAAGGAAGCTCTTCCATGACTATTAGAAAGACTAAATTTTGTTCAAGCAACTTGTCTATCAAATTGTGTTTAACTGGATATGTCAAATGTTTGAAACAGCTATTAAAGTCAAGCACATGATTAACTGAAGATTGTTTTCTACATACTTTGAGTAAATGCTAAGCATGCAAGAGTACAATGTGGAGGACTGCATCCGGTTTCTTACCAGATTAAGTCATAAGCACTAGTTAAATAACAACACCTTGTCTAACCATGCAGCACTTTAATGCTGGGGTACCATGAATGTCATAGGTTTATACTGATTACCTTTATAGTGCAATCCAGAGCGCTTACCAACTCATTTCTGTTTGAGTAACATCTTTGAGCATTCAGTGTGACTGAAAAGATTACAGTCAGTGGAATTCTGGTGGTGGAATTGCTTTGGACAATACCCCTTAAAACCTAATTACACCTGCCTATTTTACAATATAAGTTCAATTTCATAATGCCTGGTACTTTTTTCTATTCTACAGGTGATAACTATAATAATGCTACTGCTCTTGTTATTACTCTTCCTGTTAATAACTACTACAATGACTCCAAGAAGATAATGAAAGCACTGGCATGGGAAAAAGAGTAAGTAGCCTTCTCGTATTCTGAAATGTATATAGAAATTAAAGCAACTTTTATACATGCATGCAAAACTGCTGTCCTGCACTGGCAGTTTATTGGTCTAACTAATTGGGATGTTTTGAGAAACAGTATAACATGTAAAGGACTGACCGTTACTGGTTGTGAGATTCCCTTCATCtgatacattttatttactctttAAAGTATGACTgactcttccctttttttttttaaggtttattAACTTTTTGAAGAACTACAATAATCCAAATTTGACTATATCGTTTTCTGCTGAACGGAGCATTGAAGATGAAATCAATCGTGAAAGCAGGAGTGATGTCAGCACTGTTCTAATAAGCTATGTTGTAATGTTTGTGTATATCTCCATAGCTTTGGGACATATCCAGAGCTGGGGAAGGCTGCTGGTATGTTTATTGTTCTCATTTCTCTAAACTCTTTAGTTTTAAATAGCTCTCCAGATAGTTTTGCTGAACACTTGTGTTCCATCTTGTCAGAAAGCACTGAGTCCTCTTTGGGCAGGAGCTGAAGGAAGCAGTGTATTGTTATACCTGACAATTCACTTGTGCTTTGTAGCCTGTGCTAGATCTGTTTTCAGTTGATGTGTAATTAACTTCAACTTTTAAGGCTTGTAGCTCAAGGTCTAAGTACTCTGGCTCTTCAAAAGAACCAGAGAAGTAAGCTTCTTACTAACTACATTCTACATAAGAATGTATCTTCTGCCTTTGTTATAGTCTCTTATGTGGCGATGCTGGTTTGGCTAACGGTCATTAaaacttttttaattaaaaaacttTTCTAGGTGGATTCAAAGATCTCCCTGGGCATTGCAGGCATCCTGATTGTCCTGAGCTCAGTGGCATGTTCCATAGGCATTTTCAGTTACTTTGGAGTCCCAGTGACACTGATTGTGGCAGAAGTTATTCCCTTCTTGGTGCTGGCTATTGGGGTGgacaacatttttattatagTCCAGACACTTCAGGTATTTATTGTTTTGTGcagttttttaaatgtttatctCTTATTTTTTGAATTACATTACTTTAGAGTAGGAAGTCTTCAGTGCTCCAGTGCTCAGCCTGATGTGAGCAGCTCCATATTCTCATTGGGTTTCTAGTAGCCTGGAAGGAAGCCAGGATTATATGTAATTGCTCTTCACCCTTCCTAGAATGAAGTTAAAAACTTTTACTCTTGTTTAGCTATTGATTGATACTTAACTTGTTTAATCTGGCTTCTGGAATGCACCTAAGGATATATCAATGAATTTTTAACATCTCCATTGGTTAGTTGTAGAACTCTTGcactattttaatatttcagtgcaTTGTGAGCAGTGATCATTTACTAAACTATATGCTCACACTGTCAACCTTTGATAATATTTAGTGGGAGGGTAATCTGCTTTCCAACTTAACAGGCTTGCtaatgtgcttaaaaaaaaaaaaaaaaaccacaaccctGGTGCTGCTTTTGGCAAATGTGTGATTTGGGCTGAAGCATTGAATTTGCCTCAAATGTAACTTACAATATTATAGTAAGGCAGCAAGAGTGGGAGTGAGGGAAGTGTTTATGCTGTACTTGTATAAGCTGATTCTCTAATACAATATCTATTAATGCTGCATGGGTAACTATGATAATCTGGGATATCTGGATATTTTAAAACCATATGAAAGAACTTATTAGGAATCATGGAACTTAATAATTTATTCTCTCTCAAAACAGAGAGATGAGCGTCTTGAGGGTGAAACTCTTGATAAACAGATTGGCAGAGTCCTGGGAGATGTGGCACCTAGCATGtttctctcatctttttctGAAACTGTGGCATTCTTCTTAGGTAAGGTTCAAATGTTACAGAGGTTGCATTGTACTTACATATTCTAAGAATAACTGCAAAACTAAAACACAAATAGAGCAGAAGTTCTAGAGGAAGTTTTAGCTTCACTTTTTCATTGCTATAATCAAGTTTAGCTTCTCAGTTGGAGATGGCTCTAAGACTGGCACAGTGAGGTCACattctgtgtgaagaacttGACAGGTTCAGAATGTGTTTTTGACTAAAAGCTGGAGCTTTGTACTGTATTGTCACTACAACTGAAAATTTGGTGCTGGAAACAAACCAAATATCAGACTGATGCTTTCATTGCACTCAGTGATCTTTCCACTGCTTGGAAAAAAGATGCCCCTGTGATAGATTCTATTTGAGATTCACCCTCAGTGTGTTGGAGGCGTATCTTATGCTGGCACCCTTCAAGTGTAAATCAGCCCTGTCTCACAGTGAGTTTGGTTTACATCTAATGTAATTTGCTATTGGCTCTCCAAGAGGAGAGGGAACTTACTTGTTAAACTGGCTCACTTTTCAGGGACACTGTCTACCATGCCAGCAGTTCGCACGTTCTCCCTGTTTGCTGGAATGGCTGTGCTCATAGATTTTATCCTTCAAGTCACCTGCTTTGTAAGTCTCCTGGGCTTGGATATTAGGCGCCAAGAAGTGAGTATGAATATGTCTGTAACTTCTGCATGATAGGGATGTCATCTTCTGCAGAACTGTACTAAAACCAGCTTACTTTGCAATTCATTTCCAGATGAATAGACTCGATATTCTGTGTTGCATCAAAGGCAGTGAAGAAATGAGGGGAGTCCAACGCTCCGagagcattttatttctgttcttcaaaaaCCTGTATTCTCCTTATCTGCTTAAGGATTGGATGAGACCAATAGTGGTATGTATACTGTATTTACAGTAAGCAGCCATCTAAATTTGAGCAAGAATGCTGTGTCTGAAAGTTCTATACTGAAGAAATATCTTCagtgcaacaaaacaaaactctagCATTTCTTTTATTCCAGCATTAGTATTGGAATGAGATCTCCTACCTGCAAGAGTACCTCtacactgctgcagaacagtgcCTGGCTCAGCTTGAAGTTACTGTGCTTATTTACAGAAGGCATATCTTTTGCTGTTGCCTTCTGTGTGTAAATTCTTCTTTAGGAAATCAGTCCCTTTTGTCATCCTAAGTTTTACTGCTTCTGTTCTACTAAGCCTGGGTAGCATGCTTAAGCTAGAGACTTTTTATATTGGTATTGACTTAGTAAATTCTAGAACTTGTTGTTTTTATGCAGCTCTCACTTCCTGaatctgctttctttgcagaTTGCCTTGTTTGTGGGCGTTCTGTCGTTCAGTACAGCAGTGATACACAATGTAGAGATTGGACTCGATCAGTCTCTTTCAATGCCAGATGTAAGTCTTAAGACTGTCTCTGCACTTCAGTTTGAAGCTGAAATTGAAGCTTGAAGTCTTGTGCTACTTCAAGATTCTGTAACAGTAATTGAAAGCTTTCTCTTTAAGGATTCCTACGTAGTGAATTACTTCAAACAGCTCGGTAAATACATGCACGCAGGTCCTCCTGTCTACTTTGTTCTAGAAGAAGGGCACAACTACACCTCTCTGGAAGGGCAAAACATGGTGTGTGGTGGAACGGGATGTAATAATGATTCACTTGTCCAGCAAGTCTTCAATGCTGCAGAAATTGGTAGCTAGTAagtattttatgatttttctacATAAGTAAGAGATGTACATCTAAACAGATGCACTGGTCAGCTACAACTGGCACTGTGGTACTCGCTGTATACTGAGGTTTATggtggggggaagggaagaagctgTGGCAGGTCTCCTAGGTGAAGCTGGATCCTGTCTGAACTAGTAGGATGTACTGATGTACTTGGATTTGGAAGAGGCCTTGATGATCCTTCGAGGAATCATGAAGTGTTGCAGGAAAAACTCATGAAAACCCCTTAGTGTAGTTGCCATTGCAAGTGAAAGTGAAACCTAGGAAAGCTTAGACTGTAAATGTGGATAAACCAGCCCAACAAATCTGTAACATTTTGGCATCTGTAAGTGGAAATTGCATTTGGATCACAGCAGTTAGTGTAAATGAAAGAAGTTTCTGAATCCATTTTGCTGTAGTtcagtggttttctttcttcctaattAAATGAGAAGCTCTGCTTGATGAAACGGGCAGTGATAGCTGGGAGAAGATGTAATGTGAAGTGGGCAAGGGGTATGGAGGGTTGTGGTTGGCTATGGAACTCCAAAAGAAGTTCCTACTGTTTTCTAGCTGCCCTGTTAACAAGCAAAACTAGTTCTTAGGTGAGGTACTGGAGTAGAGGACTATGCGGTAAGGTAAGGAGTTTGGATCCTAACTAGCTGAAAGAGAGTAAGTTAGCACTGGAAAAATCCAAGGTGTTATAGAATGAAATATTAAATCACCAACGAGTATGTTATTTTGTTAGCACAAGGATAGGCTATGCCCCATCATCCTGGATTGATGACTATTTTGACTGGGTGAAGCCACAGTCATCCTGTTGCAGAGTCTACAATACCACAGGACAGTTCTGCAATGCTTCAGGTACTGCCATTCATCTCATTGACAGGGCATTCACAAAATGTTTCTTGGTATGTGTCAAGTGAATAGCTTTCCTTCATGTGAGTAGAAGTCTCTTGAGTTGCACTCTAAGTTGTTTGAACTGCTGTTTGAGTGACCTTTAACTGTTTTCTACTGGCATGCTGCTGGTGGAAGATAGCTCACCTAGATGATCAACAGGATTACTATTCCAAAATAACTGGGATTGTTACATGTGTAATGAAACCAGCAAAAGCTTACTACCCGTAATGAAACCAGCAAAAGCTTACTACCCGTTCTTGTTCAGATCCTTCAGTTTGATATAATTCTTACTGGTTCTGATATAGATGATGCAGAAGTAAATAACAGTTGTCTTTTGGACCTTGTCTTAGTAGGAATAAAAAACACCTGTGACTAAGTTAATGCAGAACTGTGGGCCTGTTCAGTTGTAtgctccaaagaaatgctttttatgGATTTGTATCTGGTAATACTGCAAATCAGAAGTTAGTAGTGTTAAgacaaagaatattttaacCTGTTGTCAACCTCCAACTAtcttctgtgcttctgcagtCACAGATCCATCTTGCACTCGTTGTCGACCACTGACTCAAGAAGGCAAGCAAAGACCACAGGGTGAAGACTTCATGACATTTTTGCCAATGTTCCTGTCTGACAACCCTAATCCTAAGTGTGGCAAAGGGTAAGAGCCCTATTCCACATATCTGTTGTAGACTGATGTCAAAGATGTTTGCTCTGGAAGTGTGACTCTTCTGTGTGGATATTCAGTGTTCCTTTAAAATTCATATAAGCCACTTAAATCTCACCTGTTTATATGATTTTCTGAGACATACATTTATAAAAGTGATGTGTTATATGGCTAGAGtggatcacagaattgcaggggttggaaaggacctcaagagatcaagtccaacccccctgctaaagcaggttccctgcaataggttgcacaggtgtGTCCAGAGAGGTATTGGATATCTCCATAGGAGACgactccacaacccctctgggcaacctgttccagtgctccttcACTCTTAACCTAaggaagttcttctgcatgtatGGAACAGGTTATGCTCAAGTTCTAGGCTATTGCTCTTTATCCTGTTGCTTTACagcaccaagaagagcctggcctcatccatttgcctcccacctccctttagatattatTAACGTTAATCAGACCTCCCtcccagtcttcttttccctaccttactcagtctttccttgcaaggaagatgctccaggccttttatctttgcagccctccacCAGGCCACAAAGACAGGagattcttgtctttttttttttcgaaCTGGGGAGCCTAGAACTGGACACCCATATTCTAAATATggcctcaccaaggcagagtagagtaggaggatcacctccctcaacctgttggctttgttctttttaatgcaccccaggatgctgTTAGTGTTCATTGACATGTAAAATTCTGTTACTACAGAGGACATGCTGCATATAGCTCTGCTGTTGACTTGATAAACAATAAAACTGATGTTGGGGCTACTTACTTTATGACGTACCATACTGTCCTGAAAAAATCATCTGACTATATTGATGCTATGAAGAAAGCCCGGAGCATAGCAGACAACATCACTGAAACCATGGGTATCAAAGAGAAGAACTATCGTGTGTTTCCTTACAGGtatgtttaaaacatttttgcaagAAGTATGCTAAAGGGGCATAATTTCTGACTAACATCTCAGAAATccaaattttctcttttgtctaaGAAAGCCACAAATTGTAGGTGAAAAGTAATTTGTATCCAGCACTAATTTTCTTCACTCTGGTTGATAAGCTTCTTGATTTAAGTTAGTTGTCTTTCACTAGAGTTATAGCTCGAGCCTCAAATCAGGCCTCTTCTAGCTTCTATAGTAGGCTTCTGTGGCTACACTAACTTAAGCAGATGCGTAGCCCTGAATAGTAGCAAGTTGTAATAGCGTGTACTGACTTCAAACTTCAGTTGAACTTTAGCTGGTGTTCCACAGGAGTGACTACTGACACTGGGGTGCCAGTTCCTGTTGGTGACCCTCATAACAAGGATACTATCCTTATCACAGAAGCTAATCCAGTACGAGCATCCTCTTCTCTGTAGTAGATGACTTCTGTAGTATATTTCTTGTTTCTAGTTGGACAGAAGTTAGACAGTACTCTTGAGGTACTCTTAAAATCAGTAGAGATCTCCCTAATTTAAGCAATGCAGATCATGCAATCTTGTTAGCTCCATCTAACAGatgcagttgtttgtttgttttttccaaggTTTGTGTCTTCAGGGTTCTCTGGTCTTAAGACTTGTATACAGATAGCAAATTACAGTAGATACTGACCACCTTAAGCAGCTTTGTCAAATATTCACTCAGTGCTTTGAAGTATAATTTAAAGCACATCTATTATCTGTGATGGAATTAATACAGAGGGGATTAAGAACGGTTTTGAAGTCTGGAAATAACATGGATTTGTGCAGAAACAGTTCTGTTCCTTGCAAGTAGGATGCCTAACTAAAGCATCTGTTCTTTCCACAGTGTGTTTTATGTCTTCTATGAACAATATTTGACAATTGTGAATGATGCCATCTTTAACCTCTGCATCTCCTTGGGATCAATATTTTTggtgacagctgtgctgcttggaTTTGAAATATGGGCTGCTGTTGTGGTTACAGTAACTATTGCTATGATAATCGTCAACATGTTTGGAGTGATGTGGCTCTGGGGCATCAGCTTGAATGCAGTTTCACTAGTAAATCTTGTCATGGTGAGTTAACCAGATCTTTCTGTTTCCAAGTATTGAACAGTTATCAGTATCATGACACTGAGTATTTCCCCACAAAACTGATGCATTTGGACTGTAGTGGAACTGTCTTAATCCTTCTGGATGGGCTGTGGAAGTAGTTTgtcaaatatatatgtatatatggaAGTGGATAAAATAACTTGGGCAGCAAGTCCCTTGGTGAAACACTGTAGAACTTTAATAGCTGagtgctgccagagctgcagctgaccTTACTTTCAGAAGTTCTCAACTGGTCTGAGAATATTATGAAAAAGTAAACTTGTCCCATGTTACAACTAGGTGTGTATTCATCCAGTCTACCTGCTGTGTAAGTAGCATTTGCCAGTTGTTCACTGTAGTAAAtgattttctcttaaaaaataataatccttaAGTGTTAAACTCCCTAACCTTATGATATCCAATAGTGTGTGTATAAACTCATTTACTGTAAAGCCATGCTACTGCAACTAGAGTCTAGAAACTGATTACCATACTCAGCATTTGCTGCTGAGTTTGGCTTCCTTCAACATCAAGCAACTTTGGAACTCCCCATTGCGATTTGTTTAATTGGATTGCCTGCTCAGTAATGACTGGTGCTGTACAGCACTCAAAAGCCTTTAGTGACAAACTAATGCTGAATTTGTAGCTTCCAGTGGCAAGTTCAGCCTTGGAAACTCATCTAGAGCCTGTACTTTTATAACCTGTCTAAAGTTCTGAGATGTTACCATCAAAATGCTCATCTAAGTCGGTTCTTTCTTCTGCCATCTAGAGCTGTGGTATTGCTGTGGAATTCTGCAGCCACGTGACAAGAGCATTCACTGTTAGTACAAAGGGCAGTAGAGTGGAGCGTGCAGAAGAAGCTCTGTCTCACATGGGCAGTTCAGTAAGTACCTGTCTATTGtaaagaggggaaaaggagtAGCTAAGCTGGAACTTCAGACTATGTCAGTATCAAGTCATAAAGACCGCCCTGCTTCTTTAGGGGAAAATAAATGACCAAAATTGCTGAAGACTCAACCTAAGCTTCTACAAGTAATAGGGCTGATCAAGACTTGATTAACTTGATGTTAACCTGATATTAATACTACCTAGCATTAGAAAATGGAGCTAAAAGTTTGAGCTGAACCAGTAGAGTAATTGAGTTGTCCCACTGAAGTTGTATGTGCTTCTCTACCGAATGCTTGGAGGTGACTGGGAAAGGTCCTGAGTAGGGGATGGCATTGGAGCTTTGAGAACATAA
This window contains:
- the NPC1 gene encoding NPC intracellular cholesterol transporter 1 gives rise to the protein MGGPQGSPGPGTCRLLVFLLLLLLLSPAQVLPQQCVWYGECGIASGDKRYNCAYDGPPIALPEDGYDLMQELCPGLFFGNVSTCCDILQLQTLKNNLQLPLQFLSRCPSCFYNLINLFCELTCSPNQSEFLNVTSTIPYYDPVSKENKSSITELQYFIGERFANEMYNACKDVEAPSSNVKALGLLCGKDAKDCNATNWIEYMFSKDNGQTPFSIIPIFSDVPVHGMNPMNNATKGCNESVDDSTGPCSCQDCSIVCGPKPQPPPLPVPWLLFGLDAVYIIMWISYMGFLLIFFALVFGVWCYRRRHFVSEYTPIDSNVAFSVNSHRDNGKITCGERLGERFENGLRMTFTSWGAFCVRNPRPVILFSVVFIAMCCSGFVYIKATTNPVDLWSAPSSQARKEKEYFDKHFGPFFRTEQLIIQAPNSRPDIYSPYPSGADVPFGPPLNKDILHQVLDLQDAIVNIVASFDNETVMLKDICVAPLAPYNNNCTILSVLNYFQNSHSVLDHTVGDEFFVYADYHTHFLYCVRAPASLNDTSLLHDPCLGAFGGPVFPWLVLGGYDGDNYNNATALVITLPVNNYYNDSKKIMKALAWEKEFINFLKNYNNPNLTISFSAERSIEDEINRESRSDVSTVLISYVVMFVYISIALGHIQSWGRLLVDSKISLGIAGILIVLSSVACSIGIFSYFGVPVTLIVAEVIPFLVLAIGVDNIFIIVQTLQRDERLEGETLDKQIGRVLGDVAPSMFLSSFSETVAFFLGTLSTMPAVRTFSLFAGMAVLIDFILQVTCFVSLLGLDIRRQEMNRLDILCCIKGSEEMRGVQRSESILFLFFKNLYSPYLLKDWMRPIVIALFVGVLSFSTAVIHNVEIGLDQSLSMPDDSYVVNYFKQLGKYMHAGPPVYFVLEEGHNYTSLEGQNMVCGGTGCNNDSLVQQVFNAAEIGSYTRIGYAPSSWIDDYFDWVKPQSSCCRVYNTTGQFCNASVTDPSCTRCRPLTQEGKQRPQGEDFMTFLPMFLSDNPNPKCGKGGHAAYSSAVDLINNKTDVGATYFMTYHTVLKKSSDYIDAMKKARSIADNITETMGIKEKNYRVFPYSVFYVFYEQYLTIVNDAIFNLCISLGSIFLVTAVLLGFEIWAAVVVTVTIAMIIVNMFGVMWLWGISLNAVSLVNLVMSCGIAVEFCSHVTRAFTVSTKGSRVERAEEALSHMGSSVFSGITLTKFGGIVVLAFSKSQIFKIFYFRMYLAMVLLGATHGLIFLPVLLSYIGPSVNKAKTRAAQERSRGTERERLLYF